Proteins co-encoded in one Stenotrophomonas maltophilia genomic window:
- the rnhA gene encoding ribonuclease HI: MKTIEIHTDGSCLGNPGPGGWAALLRYKGHERELSGGEAHTTNNRMELMAAISGLETLTEPCNIVLYTDSQYVRQGLTQWMPGWIRKNWKTAGGDPVKNRELWERLHAATLRHQIDWRWVKGHSGDPDNERVDTLARNAAIQIRDSSPVN; encoded by the coding sequence TTGAAAACCATTGAAATCCACACCGACGGTTCCTGCCTTGGCAATCCCGGCCCGGGCGGCTGGGCTGCGTTGCTGCGTTACAAGGGCCATGAGCGCGAACTGAGCGGCGGCGAAGCGCACACCACCAACAACCGGATGGAGCTGATGGCGGCGATCTCCGGGTTGGAGACGCTGACCGAGCCGTGCAACATCGTGCTCTACACCGATTCGCAGTATGTGCGGCAGGGCCTGACCCAGTGGATGCCCGGCTGGATCCGCAAGAACTGGAAGACCGCCGGCGGCGATCCGGTGAAGAACCGCGAGCTGTGGGAGCGCCTGCATGCGGCCACGCTGCGGCACCAGATCGACTGGCGCTGGGTGAAGGGCCACTCCGGTGACCCGGACAATGAACGGGTGGATACCCTGGCCCGCAACGCGGCGATCCAGATCCGCGATTCCAGCCCGGTAAACTGA
- a CDS encoding lytic transglycosylase domain-containing protein — translation MMRRSLTLALGLALGLAGNAGAQSLGAGISQNLTAAAALPLDPAALPAPSVRNGQEIFTSFRDGLAEPSCDAEATSPRWQKQFAHAPSRLANQDDDALVLFGYVVEELRKASLPTEFALIPFVESGYRPNARNGSGPTGLWQFIATTARNHRVPMSNGYDGRLSAVDSTQAAVRYLKTLHGMFGGDWRLATMAYNAGEYRVLQSLRKAGMNAQNAKPSALPGLSPVTYAYVEKLHALACVLEDVEDQPGVMASLDRTVPVLKDHTLPAGTSVQQWAAQRALDPARITRLNPALAGGGRASGTTRVLAPVSAANATVTETATALVASAAPVAAAAPTPQAAKTVAAIADRPRSRRHTVRDGESAWTIARRYGMPVKALLSLNGLSGSSVLKPGAVLRVED, via the coding sequence ATGATGCGCCGAAGTCTGACGCTGGCCTTGGGGCTCGCCCTGGGGTTGGCCGGGAACGCGGGCGCGCAGTCGCTGGGCGCCGGCATCAGCCAGAACCTGACCGCCGCTGCTGCCCTGCCGCTGGATCCGGCAGCGTTGCCGGCACCATCGGTGCGCAACGGCCAGGAGATCTTCACCAGCTTCCGCGACGGCCTGGCTGAGCCCAGCTGCGACGCCGAGGCCACCAGCCCGCGCTGGCAGAAGCAGTTCGCCCATGCGCCCTCGCGCCTGGCCAACCAGGATGACGATGCCCTGGTGTTGTTCGGCTATGTGGTCGAAGAGCTGCGCAAGGCCAGCCTGCCCACCGAGTTCGCCCTGATCCCGTTCGTGGAAAGCGGCTACCGGCCCAACGCCCGCAACGGCAGCGGCCCCACCGGCCTGTGGCAGTTCATCGCCACCACCGCACGCAACCACCGCGTACCGATGAGCAACGGCTACGATGGCCGCCTGTCGGCGGTGGATTCGACCCAGGCCGCGGTGCGTTACCTGAAGACCCTGCACGGCATGTTCGGTGGCGACTGGCGCCTGGCCACGATGGCCTACAACGCCGGTGAGTACCGCGTGCTGCAATCGCTGCGCAAGGCCGGCATGAACGCGCAGAACGCCAAGCCGTCCGCCCTGCCGGGCCTGTCGCCGGTCACCTATGCCTACGTCGAGAAGCTGCATGCCCTGGCCTGCGTGCTGGAAGACGTGGAAGACCAGCCGGGCGTAATGGCCTCGCTGGACCGCACCGTACCGGTGCTGAAGGACCACACCCTGCCGGCCGGTACCAGCGTGCAGCAGTGGGCCGCACAGCGCGCCCTGGACCCGGCCCGCATCACCCGCCTCAACCCGGCCCTGGCCGGCGGTGGCCGCGCCTCGGGCACCACCCGCGTGCTGGCGCCGGTCTCGGCCGCCAATGCGACGGTAACCGAGACGGCGACCGCGCTGGTCGCCAGCGCCGCACCGGTGGCTGCCGCAGCGCCCACGCCGCAGGCCGCCAAGACCGTTGCGGCGATCGCTGATCGTCCGCGCAGCCGCCGCCACACCGTCCGCGATGGTGAGTCGGCCTGGACCATCGCACGCCGCTACGGCATGCCGGTGAAGGCCCTGCTGTCGCTGAACGGCCTGAGCGGCAGCAGCGTGCTGAAGCCGGGCGCGGTGCTGCGCGTCGAAGACTGA
- a CDS encoding HU family DNA-binding protein, with amino-acid sequence MNKTELIDAVAEAADLTKAESSRAVDAVVAAVTKALKDGDAVTLVGFGTFQVRDRAARTGRNPKTGDTIKIAASKNPSFKAGKALKDAVN; translated from the coding sequence ATGAACAAGACCGAATTGATCGATGCCGTTGCTGAAGCTGCCGACCTGACCAAGGCCGAGTCCAGCCGCGCTGTCGATGCCGTCGTTGCTGCCGTCACCAAGGCGCTGAAGGACGGCGATGCGGTCACCCTGGTTGGCTTCGGTACCTTCCAGGTCCGCGACCGTGCTGCCCGCACCGGCCGCAACCCGAAGACCGGCGACACCATCAAGATCGCTGCTTCGAAGAATCCGTCGTTCAAGGCTGGTAAGGCCCTGAAGGATGCTGTAAACTAA
- a CDS encoding PP2C family protein-serine/threonine phosphatase yields MIEFGHLTHPGLRRELNEDTYYGDSELALWLVADGMGGHACGEVASALARETIVREVRRGAPLVQAIRTADEEIIRTSRRRNDTLPMGTTVVAARVQGNRYEVAWVGDSRAYLWRDGQLAQLSQDHSVVQELVAQGNLTAEQARAHPHRNVVTQALGVTDPAHLNVATTSGELRPGMQLLLCSDGLTEEVDDRGIARTLAFDDASAQECVDTLVAAALDGGGRDNISVILVRCH; encoded by the coding sequence ATGATCGAATTCGGACACCTCACCCACCCCGGCCTGCGCCGCGAGCTCAACGAGGACACCTACTACGGTGACAGCGAGCTGGCCCTGTGGCTGGTGGCCGACGGCATGGGCGGTCACGCCTGCGGCGAAGTAGCCAGCGCGCTGGCTCGCGAGACCATCGTCCGCGAAGTGCGGCGCGGTGCACCGCTGGTGCAGGCCATCCGCACCGCCGATGAAGAGATCATCCGCACCTCGCGCCGGCGCAATGACACGCTGCCGATGGGCACCACCGTGGTCGCCGCACGCGTGCAGGGCAATCGTTATGAAGTGGCCTGGGTTGGCGACAGCCGTGCCTACCTGTGGCGCGACGGCCAGCTGGCCCAGCTCAGCCAGGACCACAGCGTGGTGCAGGAGCTGGTCGCGCAGGGCAACCTGACCGCCGAACAGGCGCGCGCACATCCGCACCGCAACGTGGTCACCCAGGCACTGGGTGTGACCGATCCGGCGCATCTGAATGTGGCCACCACCAGCGGTGAGCTGCGCCCGGGCATGCAGCTGCTGCTGTGCAGTGACGGCCTCACCGAAGAGGTGGATGACCGTGGCATCGCACGCACCCTGGCCTTCGACGATGCCAGCGCGCAGGAATGCGTGGACACCCTGGTGGCGGCCGCACTCGATGGCGGCGGCCGCGACAACATCAGCGTGATCCTGGTGCGCTGCCACTGA
- a CDS encoding glycosyltransferase family 9 protein, with the protein MASASSSLCLLRLSALGDVTHVVPLVRTLQAARPDTPIHWIIDKAGHKLLDGLPGVTFHAYDKKSGMAGVKELRKQLPPGRFEALLQMQVAFRANLLSAFIPADRRIGYDRSRSKDLHGLFINERIPDRPGIHVLDAIGSFCEPLGLRQTEVSWDLAVPPSAHEWAAAQWQDDGRPVLMISPCSSHVRRNWYADRYAAVANHAAQRGWQVVLCGGRSELERSMADAIQAQLPVPALDLVGKDTLKQLPALLARANLVMTPDSGPMHIANAMGTKVLGLHAASNPHRSGPYSDRRYCVDRYDDAARKYLGKQAADLKWGTKIEFDEVMELITVEDGIAAFERYVADHLT; encoded by the coding sequence ATGGCATCAGCGTCCTCATCCTTGTGCCTCCTGCGCCTGTCCGCACTCGGCGATGTCACCCATGTCGTGCCCCTGGTGCGCACCCTGCAGGCCGCGCGCCCGGATACGCCGATCCATTGGATCATCGACAAGGCCGGCCACAAGCTGCTCGATGGCCTGCCGGGCGTCACCTTCCACGCCTACGACAAGAAGAGCGGCATGGCCGGCGTCAAGGAACTGCGCAAGCAGCTGCCACCGGGGCGATTTGAAGCGTTGCTGCAGATGCAGGTCGCATTCCGCGCCAATCTGCTGTCGGCCTTCATTCCGGCCGATCGCCGCATCGGCTACGACCGCAGCCGCTCCAAGGACCTGCACGGGCTCTTCATCAACGAACGCATTCCCGACCGCCCGGGCATCCACGTACTGGATGCGATCGGCAGCTTCTGCGAACCGTTGGGCCTGCGCCAGACCGAGGTCAGCTGGGATCTGGCGGTACCGCCGTCCGCCCATGAGTGGGCTGCCGCGCAGTGGCAGGACGACGGTCGCCCGGTGCTGATGATTTCGCCGTGTTCCAGCCACGTGCGCCGCAACTGGTACGCCGACCGCTATGCCGCCGTGGCCAACCATGCCGCACAGCGCGGCTGGCAGGTCGTGCTGTGCGGTGGCCGCAGCGAGCTGGAGCGCAGCATGGCCGATGCCATCCAGGCGCAGCTGCCTGTACCGGCACTGGATCTGGTCGGCAAGGACACGCTCAAGCAGCTGCCCGCCCTGTTGGCCCGCGCCAACCTGGTGATGACCCCGGACTCGGGCCCGATGCATATCGCCAACGCGATGGGCACCAAGGTGCTGGGCCTGCATGCGGCCAGCAATCCGCACCGCAGCGGCCCCTACTCGGACCGCCGCTACTGCGTGGACCGCTATGACGATGCTGCGCGCAAGTACCTCGGCAAGCAGGCGGCCGACCTGAAGTGGGGCACCAAGATCGAGTTCGACGAGGTCATGGAACTGATCACCGTCGAGGACGGCATCGCCGCCTTCGAACGCTACGTGGCGGACCACCTCACCTGA
- the gloB gene encoding hydroxyacylglutathione hydrolase, whose translation MRLTALPAFADNYIWTLSGDDGAAVVVDPGDAAPVLALADQGLRVDTILLTHHHDDHIGGVPALQARFPGVRVVAPVEERIASATERVGEGERVQALGQMFHVLSVPGHTRSHIAFHTAEHLFSGDSLFSLGCGRLFEGTPSQLLASMRKLGTLPAQLLLCCAHEYTVSNAVFARHVDPANAALWQRQEEALAMRRDDRSTLPVTLANEFDCNPFLRVHTAPIRASVSAHLGRDVVDDVDVMAGLRHWKDGFRA comes from the coding sequence ATGCGACTGACTGCCCTGCCCGCATTTGCGGACAACTACATCTGGACACTGAGCGGCGACGACGGCGCGGCCGTGGTCGTCGACCCTGGCGATGCCGCCCCGGTGCTCGCACTGGCCGATCAGGGCCTGCGCGTGGACACCATCCTGCTCACCCACCACCACGACGATCACATCGGCGGCGTGCCCGCGTTGCAGGCCCGTTTTCCCGGCGTGCGGGTGGTGGCTCCCGTGGAAGAGCGCATCGCCAGCGCGACCGAGCGGGTCGGCGAAGGTGAACGCGTTCAGGCACTGGGGCAGATGTTCCACGTACTATCCGTGCCCGGGCATACCCGCAGCCACATCGCGTTTCACACTGCTGAACATCTTTTCAGCGGAGATTCGTTGTTCAGCCTGGGCTGTGGACGCCTGTTCGAAGGTACGCCGTCCCAGCTGCTGGCATCGATGCGCAAGCTGGGTACCTTGCCCGCGCAACTGCTGCTTTGTTGCGCCCACGAGTACACCGTGTCAAATGCCGTCTTCGCGCGGCATGTCGACCCCGCCAACGCTGCCCTGTGGCAGCGCCAAGAGGAGGCTTTGGCCATGCGCCGCGATGACCGTTCCACCCTGCCGGTAACCCTGGCCAACGAATTTGACTGCAATCCCTTCCTGCGTGTGCACACCGCGCCGATCCGTGCGTCGGTGTCGGCACACCTGGGCCGTGACGTCGTGGACGACGTCGACGTGATGGCCGGTCTCCGGCACTGGAAAGACGGCTTCCGCGCATGA
- a CDS encoding DUF4440 domain-containing protein — MSGTGQPADAALAAELEALERALHAPQVRADSERLAALLDEDFSEIGSSGQCYGRAAVLAEIPLARAQVLIESDRYAVRLLADGLAQVRYRSRYHVDGQAQRWVLRSSLWRRHAQGWRVLFHQGTPEAR; from the coding sequence GTGAGCGGCACCGGCCAGCCCGCCGACGCGGCACTGGCCGCTGAACTGGAGGCATTGGAACGTGCGCTGCATGCACCGCAGGTGCGCGCCGACAGTGAGCGCCTGGCTGCATTGCTGGACGAGGATTTCAGCGAGATCGGCAGTTCCGGGCAGTGTTATGGCCGTGCGGCCGTGCTGGCGGAGATCCCGCTGGCGCGGGCGCAGGTGCTGATCGAGTCGGATCGGTACGCGGTGCGGCTGTTGGCCGATGGCTTGGCACAGGTGCGCTACCGCAGCCGCTATCACGTCGATGGGCAGGCGCAGCGCTGGGTGCTGCGCAGTTCGCTGTGGCGCCGGCACGCGCAGGGGTGGCGGGTGTTGTTCCACCAGGGCACGCCGGAGGCACGGTAG
- a CDS encoding DUF6165 family protein yields MTAEILVPVSFGELLDKISILQIKSERISDEGKLANVRKELSALDQTWMAHPAAVKDIARLRAELKTVNEQLWDIEDDIRLKEKAQAFDQGFIDLARSVYLRNDERARIKKAINLALGSAYVEEKSYQDYAQRG; encoded by the coding sequence ATGACCGCTGAAATCCTCGTTCCCGTTTCTTTCGGCGAGCTGCTGGACAAGATCTCGATCCTGCAGATCAAGTCCGAGCGCATCAGTGACGAGGGCAAGCTGGCCAACGTGCGCAAGGAGCTGTCGGCGCTCGACCAGACCTGGATGGCGCACCCGGCGGCGGTGAAGGACATCGCCCGGCTGCGTGCCGAGCTGAAGACGGTCAACGAGCAGCTGTGGGACATCGAGGACGATATCCGCCTGAAGGAAAAGGCGCAGGCGTTCGACCAGGGTTTCATCGACCTGGCGCGCAGCGTCTACCTGCGCAATGACGAGCGCGCACGGATCAAGAAGGCGATCAACCTGGCGCTGGGTTCGGCCTATGTGGAAGAGAAGTCCTACCAGGATTACGCGCAGCGCGGGTGA
- a CDS encoding methyltransferase domain-containing protein codes for MPALQSTRQASQTPWFDSEPAAALRVLERQLLLPQLSALPAQPWLWIAPSAAWLRDAALGGRGLRLYRQGGGYAGDTRCALPLPLANESVNAIVLQHVTAADADRLLDECERVLMPGGHLWLSSLNPFSPYRTRWRQHGLVVRTPQRIRLLLGRHGLECDDMRYLGPLWRGAGSRRPGGWAPLRAACLFHAEKRTLALPGPKPLPVRWHGTVAT; via the coding sequence ATGCCCGCGCTGCAGAGCACCCGTCAAGCGAGCCAGACCCCGTGGTTCGATAGCGAACCGGCGGCGGCCCTGCGCGTTCTGGAACGACAGTTGCTGTTGCCGCAGCTGTCGGCGCTGCCTGCGCAGCCCTGGTTGTGGATCGCGCCGAGTGCGGCCTGGCTGCGCGACGCAGCACTGGGCGGGCGCGGCCTGCGCCTGTACCGGCAGGGGGGCGGCTATGCCGGTGATACCCGCTGCGCGCTGCCGTTGCCGCTGGCCAACGAGAGCGTCAATGCCATCGTGCTGCAGCATGTCACCGCCGCCGATGCGGACCGGCTGCTGGACGAGTGCGAACGCGTGCTGATGCCGGGTGGGCACCTGTGGTTGAGCAGCCTCAATCCGTTCAGCCCCTACCGCACGCGCTGGCGCCAGCATGGACTGGTGGTGCGCACGCCGCAGCGGATCCGCCTGCTGCTCGGCCGCCATGGCCTGGAGTGCGACGATATGCGTTACCTCGGCCCGCTCTGGCGCGGCGCCGGCAGCCGCCGACCCGGTGGCTGGGCGCCACTGCGCGCCGCCTGCCTGTTCCATGCGGAAAAACGCACGCTGGCCCTGCCCGGGCCGAAACCGTTGCCGGTGCGCTGGCACGGCACCGTTGCTACCTGA
- a CDS encoding 3-deoxy-D-manno-octulosonic acid kinase produces MVAFDANEALTPCREGRGIGAILFDRERLRQAEIGLFSPQHWGSRARPVGEGGRGSAWFVDAPFGASVLRHYLRGGLAAKLSHDQYLWRGSDRTRSFAEFRLMRALREKKLPVPRPIAAFYMREGLRYRAAILMERIEGVRSLADRALVAGRGAPWEETGRLIARFHRAGLDHADLNAHNILFDGNGHGWLIDFDRGVIRIPATAWRERNLKRLLRSLIKLRGERSVEDVQKDYARLRRAYDMAWNRGT; encoded by the coding sequence ATGGTCGCATTCGACGCCAATGAAGCGCTGACGCCATGCCGCGAGGGTCGCGGCATCGGGGCCATTCTGTTCGACCGCGAGCGGCTGCGGCAAGCCGAGATCGGCCTGTTCTCGCCGCAGCACTGGGGCAGCAGGGCCCGGCCGGTGGGCGAGGGTGGCCGGGGCAGTGCCTGGTTCGTCGATGCGCCGTTCGGCGCCAGCGTGCTGCGGCACTACCTGCGGGGCGGCCTGGCCGCCAAGCTCAGCCATGACCAGTACCTGTGGCGCGGCTCGGACCGGACCCGCAGCTTCGCCGAATTCCGGCTGATGCGCGCGCTGCGCGAAAAGAAGCTGCCCGTGCCCCGGCCGATCGCCGCGTTCTACATGCGCGAGGGCCTGCGCTACCGGGCTGCGATCCTGATGGAGCGGATCGAGGGCGTGCGCTCGCTGGCCGACCGTGCACTGGTGGCCGGCCGCGGCGCGCCGTGGGAGGAGACCGGTCGGTTGATCGCCCGCTTCCATCGTGCCGGGCTGGACCATGCCGACCTCAACGCGCACAACATCCTGTTCGATGGCAACGGCCACGGCTGGTTGATCGACTTCGACCGTGGCGTCATCCGTATTCCGGCCACCGCCTGGCGTGAACGCAATCTCAAGCGCCTGCTGCGCTCGCTGATCAAGCTGCGCGGTGAACGCAGCGTGGAAGACGTGCAGAAGGACTACGCGCGGCTGCGCCGCGCCTATGACATGGCCTGGAACCGGGGCACCTGA
- a CDS encoding MBL fold metallo-hydrolase yields MDWSLRFLGVGNASAVELGSPMSVIERDGRPWLTIDCGGEGLTAFKAHYGHMPQALFVTHVHLDHVAGFERLFVDTFFSAQRRGKVRLYVPATVVPLLHKRIGDYPNVLAEGGANFWDAFQLIVVGDAFWHEGVRLEVFPVRHHWPETAYGLRLQGALTWSGDTRPIPEMLARFASDNELVAHDCGLHGNPSHTGVDDLEREYSAELRARMMLYHYASVADGAALAARGHRVAQPGQCVPLASPTAPHVSVQDPP; encoded by the coding sequence ATGGACTGGTCGTTGCGTTTCCTCGGCGTCGGCAATGCGTCGGCGGTCGAGCTGGGTTCGCCGATGTCGGTGATCGAACGCGATGGCCGGCCCTGGCTGACCATCGATTGTGGCGGCGAAGGCCTGACCGCCTTCAAGGCGCACTACGGGCACATGCCGCAGGCGCTGTTCGTCACCCATGTGCATCTGGACCACGTGGCCGGCTTCGAGCGGCTGTTCGTCGATACCTTCTTCAGTGCGCAGCGGCGTGGCAAGGTGCGCCTGTATGTGCCGGCCACGGTGGTGCCGCTGCTGCACAAACGCATCGGTGACTACCCGAACGTGCTGGCCGAGGGCGGTGCCAATTTCTGGGACGCGTTCCAGCTGATCGTGGTGGGCGATGCGTTCTGGCACGAGGGGGTGCGCCTGGAGGTGTTCCCGGTGCGCCACCACTGGCCGGAAACGGCCTATGGCCTGCGCCTGCAGGGCGCGCTGACCTGGAGTGGCGATACCCGGCCGATTCCGGAGATGCTGGCCCGCTTCGCCAGCGACAACGAACTGGTCGCCCACGACTGCGGCCTGCACGGCAACCCGTCGCACACCGGCGTGGATGACCTGGAGCGTGAGTACAGCGCTGAACTACGGGCGCGGATGATGCTGTACCACTACGCCAGCGTGGCCGATGGTGCGGCGCTGGCCGCGCGCGGGCACCGTGTCGCGCAGCCGGGGCAGTGCGTGCCGCTGGCCAGCCCGACGGCGCCGCACGTGTCGGTGCAGGATCCGCCGTGA
- a CDS encoding peptidyl-prolyl cis-trans isomerase, protein MLQKLRDKTSGWIVTVILGLLMIPFLFVIDNSYLGGVGAQNVAKVSAPPTWWRSAPSWWPVRMLWQHHEISAQDFRTRFEQERMRERQQQGENFDPRAFESTQNKLAVLDQLIDEQVVRLVGEQAGVVIGDGAVREYIATMPAFLDANGKFNENNYRLALAGGNPPRTPTQFQELVRESLQQSVIPAGLQNSGFVTQAETERLLKLLGETRDVELAALPEVPADTAPVTDAQIKQWYDSHGKDFRQAETVSLEYVEINGGNLPAPTPADEATLRKRYEEEKAKFTSPEQRQASHILITGDGAEAKANKLAAEAKAAGADFAALARANSEDPGSKAQGGDLGWVERGAMVKPFEDALFAAKAGEVIGPVKTDFGYHIIKVAAVRGGQGKSFEEVRDTLAAEQLKADGERGFNDLAGRLVDAINKSPSDLAAAAKEVNLPLQTLGPITRATASGIAADPAVLRAAFSDVLVQDGTASDPIALGGATNHSVVIRVAAHTPEQALPLDKAREQVIAAIRADRQRQASDKAADAILAKLKGGATLQSLAASEKLQLSPMPGLPRSQPVPTPEINRAIFSAPVPAEGKPSYGKVDVNGHALLFAVNKVNPGDIKEVTAEQQKQLKDQLSQIDGMAAAKGYIETMRKKFVIQTTEANL, encoded by the coding sequence ATGCTGCAGAAACTCCGCGACAAGACCTCAGGCTGGATCGTCACCGTGATCCTGGGGCTGCTGATGATTCCGTTCCTGTTCGTGATCGACAACAGCTACCTCGGTGGCGTTGGCGCACAGAACGTGGCCAAGGTTTCCGCGCCGCCGACCTGGTGGCGTTCGGCACCGTCGTGGTGGCCGGTGCGCATGCTGTGGCAGCACCATGAGATCAGTGCGCAGGATTTCCGCACCCGCTTCGAGCAGGAGCGCATGCGTGAGCGCCAGCAGCAGGGCGAGAACTTCGACCCGCGCGCGTTCGAAAGCACCCAGAACAAGCTGGCCGTGCTCGACCAGCTGATCGACGAGCAGGTGGTGCGCCTGGTCGGCGAGCAGGCCGGCGTGGTGATCGGTGATGGCGCGGTGCGCGAGTACATCGCCACGATGCCGGCCTTCCTCGATGCGAACGGCAAGTTCAACGAGAACAACTACCGCCTGGCGCTGGCCGGCGGCAATCCGCCGCGTACGCCGACCCAGTTCCAGGAGCTGGTGCGCGAGAGCCTGCAGCAGTCGGTGATCCCGGCCGGCCTTCAGAACTCCGGCTTCGTCACCCAGGCCGAAACCGAGCGCCTGCTGAAGCTGCTGGGCGAGACCCGCGACGTTGAACTGGCCGCGCTGCCGGAAGTGCCGGCCGATACCGCGCCGGTCACCGATGCACAGATCAAGCAGTGGTATGACAGCCATGGCAAGGATTTCCGCCAGGCCGAAACCGTCTCGCTGGAGTATGTCGAGATCAACGGTGGCAACCTGCCGGCACCGACCCCGGCCGACGAAGCAACCCTGCGCAAGCGCTATGAGGAAGAGAAGGCGAAGTTCACCTCGCCGGAGCAGCGCCAGGCCTCGCACATCCTGATCACCGGTGACGGTGCCGAAGCCAAGGCCAACAAGCTCGCGGCCGAAGCCAAGGCGGCCGGTGCCGACTTCGCTGCATTGGCCAGGGCCAATTCGGAAGATCCGGGTTCGAAGGCGCAGGGCGGTGACCTGGGCTGGGTCGAGCGTGGCGCGATGGTCAAGCCGTTCGAAGACGCCCTGTTCGCGGCCAAGGCGGGCGAGGTGATCGGCCCGGTCAAGACCGATTTCGGCTATCACATCATCAAGGTGGCCGCGGTGCGTGGCGGCCAGGGCAAGTCGTTCGAGGAAGTGCGTGACACGCTGGCCGCCGAGCAGCTCAAGGCCGATGGCGAACGTGGCTTCAACGATCTGGCCGGCCGTCTGGTCGATGCCATCAACAAGAGCCCGAGCGATCTGGCGGCGGCGGCCAAGGAAGTGAACCTGCCGCTGCAGACCCTGGGACCGATCACCCGTGCCACCGCCAGCGGTATTGCCGCCGATCCGGCCGTGCTGCGTGCTGCATTCTCCGACGTGCTGGTGCAGGACGGTACCGCCAGCGATCCGATCGCCCTGGGCGGTGCCACCAACCACAGCGTGGTGATCCGTGTGGCCGCGCACACCCCGGAACAGGCGCTGCCGCTGGACAAGGCGCGTGAGCAGGTGATCGCCGCGATCCGTGCCGATCGCCAGCGCCAGGCCAGCGACAAGGCCGCCGATGCCATCCTGGCCAAGCTGAAGGGTGGGGCCACCCTGCAATCGCTGGCGGCCAGCGAGAAGCTGCAGCTGAGCCCGATGCCGGGCCTGCCGCGCAGCCAGCCGGTGCCGACCCCGGAAATCAACCGCGCCATCTTCAGCGCGCCGGTGCCGGCCGAAGGCAAGCCGAGCTACGGCAAGGTGGATGTCAACGGCCACGCGCTGCTGTTTGCGGTGAACAAGGTCAACCCGGGCGACATCAAGGAAGTGACCGCCGAGCAGCAGAAGCAGCTGAAGGACCAGCTGAGCCAGATCGACGGCATGGCCGCTGCGAAGGGCTACATCGAGACGATGCGCAAGAAGTTCGTGATCCAGACCACCGAAGCGAACCTGTAA
- the dnaQ gene encoding DNA polymerase III subunit epsilon → MRQIILDTETTGLEWKKGNRIVEIGCVELFKRRPTGNNYHQYIKPDCEFEQGAQEVTGLTLEFLDDKPDFAQIADEFLAFIDGAELIIHNAAFDLGFLDNELSLLGPQYGKITDRCTVIDTLVMARERFPGQRNSLDALCKRLGVDNSHRALHGGLLDAQILGDVYIALTSGQEEIGFGLGDDEGGGAGAALHAFDTSKLLPRPRVVATPSELEAHTARLERLRKKAGHALWDGPKVEEPASA, encoded by the coding sequence ATGCGTCAGATCATCCTCGATACCGAAACCACCGGCCTGGAATGGAAGAAGGGCAACCGCATCGTCGAAATCGGCTGCGTGGAGCTGTTCAAGCGCCGCCCGACCGGCAACAACTATCACCAGTACATCAAGCCGGACTGTGAGTTCGAACAGGGCGCGCAGGAAGTCACCGGCCTGACCCTGGAGTTCCTGGATGACAAGCCGGACTTCGCGCAGATCGCCGATGAGTTCCTGGCGTTCATCGATGGTGCCGAACTGATCATCCACAACGCGGCGTTCGACCTGGGTTTCCTCGACAACGAACTTTCGTTGCTGGGCCCGCAGTACGGGAAGATCACCGACCGCTGCACGGTGATCGATACGCTGGTGATGGCACGCGAGCGCTTCCCCGGTCAGCGCAATTCGCTGGATGCGCTGTGCAAGCGGCTGGGCGTGGACAACTCGCACCGTGCGCTGCACGGCGGCCTGCTCGATGCGCAGATCCTGGGCGATGTCTATATCGCTCTGACCTCGGGCCAGGAAGAGATCGGCTTCGGCCTGGGCGATGACGAGGGCGGTGGTGCCGGTGCGGCGCTGCACGCGTTCGACACCAGCAAACTGCTGCCGCGCCCGCGCGTGGTGGCTACGCCGTCGGAATTGGAAGCGCACACCGCGCGGCTGGAGCGACTGCGCAAGAAGGCCGGCCACGCCCTGTGGGATGGCCCGAAGGTGGAAGAACCCGCCAGCGCGTAA